The nucleotide window GCAAACAACGCAATCAAAGCAATTTTCTTGTTCGATTCCTGCAAAACTCATTCTTTCTGGTGAGCACTCGGTGCTTTATGACTGCCCCGCATTGAGCATGGCAGTCAAACTATACACCCATTGCGAAAGTCACTTTACGCCAAGTTCAACCAATAGCATCACCATTGAACTCAGCGATTTCCAACAAAAGCACTGTTTTCCAAAACCCGTTTGGCAAAACTTGGCAACCGATATCGAAGCCCGATATCAGCTGTACCTCAACCAGAATACCGCTATCCAAAGTGTCCTATCCAAACCTGTCGACCTGGTTCTTGTCACCCTGCATCATTTTGATGTGTTTCACACGATAAAGAGCGGCAACTGGTACTTTAAAATACACTCTGAGGTTCCAATCGGCCGCGGTTTGGGAAGTTCTGCGGGTGTGATAGTGGGATTGTTGAGTAGCCTGGTAAAACACCATGACTTGGATGTGGACAAAGAAACCCTGTTAGCACTTGCCCGCAAGATAGAATCGCGCCAGCACGGCCAGTCTAGCGGCATTGACCCGGCAACCATCCTTTATGGTGGCTTGCTCGAATTTCACGCCAGATACACCACCAAACAGCATAAGGCACACGAATTCAAAGCCTGGTTAATCGACACCGGTTCACCTAACAGCACGACTGGGCAAGCCGTTTACCAAGTTAAATCACAGCATGGCGACAATAGCGCCTTATGGAAGCAATTCGGCAAAACCACTCAAAAAATC belongs to Thiomicrorhabdus immobilis and includes:
- a CDS encoding mevalonate kinase family protein, whose amino-acid sequence is MQTTQSKQFSCSIPAKLILSGEHSVLYDCPALSMAVKLYTHCESHFTPSSTNSITIELSDFQQKHCFPKPVWQNLATDIEARYQLYLNQNTAIQSVLSKPVDLVLVTLHHFDVFHTIKSGNWYFKIHSEVPIGRGLGSSAGVIVGLLSSLVKHHDLDVDKETLLALARKIESRQHGQSSGIDPATILYGGLLEFHARYTTKQHKAHEFKAWLIDTGSPNSTTGQAVYQVKSQHGDNSALWKQFGKTTQKIIQAWSKQNAAQLYTGIRENQALLEQIGIVPSKVATFIQKLDEDYQAVAKVCGSGSVKGDNAGVLLCFSEQEPKALCDEYGYTCTAISVANKGATCQPV